The following are encoded in a window of Sminthopsis crassicaudata isolate SCR6 chromosome 3, ASM4859323v1, whole genome shotgun sequence genomic DNA:
- the LOC141561888 gene encoding uncharacterized protein LOC141561888, whose translation MGEGVTLSVLGHSLFLLVLSTPFYTVRFTRGGGGGGEPQLPPPAQLRPWPRHPPPARGAAPGKARPEARPGRPDRLGAVPSPRPLPHRRARGCSGRLRRRCGFEGTGADKSARAGHGGKGGGGNTYDPRPQPGGGGGGRAGGGGGSDGSPGTAPSLAAAVPQHLPPSGPAAAARRLLVLGPPGGGRRAGSPPGVRAAARGREALLGGGGFAGAGATRGRTVGRR comes from the exons atgggggaaggggtgaCACTATCAGTCCTCGGCCATTCACTTTTCCTTCTGGTCCTCTCCACCCCCTTTTATACAGTCCGCTTCACtaggggaggagggggtgggggagag CCGCAGCTCCCGCCCCCGGCCCAACTCCGGCCCTGGCCCCGCCACCCGCCCCCAGCCCGCGGGGCTGCCCCGGGAAAGGCACGCCCGGAGGCCAGGCCGGGGCGACCCGACCGGCTCGGCGCGGTCCCCTCCCCCCGTCCCCTCCCCCACCGCCGGGCTAGAGGCTGCTCCGGGAGGCTCCGCCGCCGCTGCGGCTTCGAAGGCACCGGGGCCGACAAGTCGGCCAGGGCCGGGCAcggaggaaaagggggagggggaaatacgTACGATCCTCGCCCCCAGCcggggggcggcggcggcggccgggcGGGCGGGGGCGGTGGCAGCGACGGCAGCCCAGGGACCGCTCCATCACTGGCGGCGGCGGTGCCCCAACATCTTCCTCCCTCCGGGCCGGCGGCTGCAGCCCGGCGGCTCCTAGTCCTCGGCCCTCCGGGAGGAGGCAGGCGGGCAGGTTCTCCTCCCGGCGTCCGGGCGGCAGCCAGGGGGCGTGAGGCTCTTCTCGGCGGCGGCGGCTTCGCCGGGGCCGGGGCTACCCGCGGACGGACCGTCGGGCGCCGCTGA